One segment of Fusarium oxysporum f. sp. lycopersici 4287 chromosome 7, whole genome shotgun sequence DNA contains the following:
- a CDS encoding hypothetical protein (At least one base has a quality score < 10) produces the protein MPTKGIDDRRIHIVLTSAMDYIKGFRQYHVNFWLCTLLLFLVELGCAILAAPSPMLLETAVCRHHFEKDRQLLNGELTDEFCRSNEVQVHFAFVITVLSTLSTLAATMMQVPMGMLGDKGGIRLAFMLNATSTIFYWGCIAIVGSQHHFPLWGFYLSPMFILLGGGPWATGTLVFAAISDSVKPEQRTTAFSIMEAISGIADLLGPIIGTMTMTIHLGIPFALALVVFSLMFIPASHLRENTVSDMEGVRSSLAETESLISVDSTSDPEETDLEHTARDLLPPRAVIFSICFICFFFFQVARDSTNYLIPWVSLRFGETMARAGLLFSLRAIMSSLLYFVILPLATSWIDQTWQSANRDLALSASGAFCCTLGTLIVAAAPNLATVAFGFALSVLGSSMTVTLRSFLASNVQNAFSGRLFAGISMTGTIGSLVGMPIMGAAYSLGINYNIGLPFLVSALSYFLVLGLLVWLASRI, from the exons ATGCCTACAAAAGGCATAGACGATCGCCGCATACATATAGTGCTGACTTCGGCAATGGACTACATCAAAGGCTTTCGACAGTATCATGTGAACTTCTGGCTCTGCACGCTTCTGTTATTTCTCGTGGAGCTTGGTTGTGCAATCCTTGCTGCTCCTTCGCCCATGCTTCTAGAGACAGCCGTTTGTCGGCATCATTTTGAGAAAGACAGACAGCTTCTCAATGGAGAGCTAACAGATGAGTTCTGCAGGAGTAACGAGGTACAAGTGCATTTCGCATTCGTAATAACTGTGCTGTCAACACTGTCGACATTGGCTG CGACGATGATGCAAGTCCCAATGGGAATGCTTGGGGACAAAGGCGGCATTCGTCTTGCTTTTATGCTGAATGCCACCAGTACTATCTTCTACTGGGGATGCATAGCAATCGTAG GATCGCAGCATCACTTTCCACTCTGGGGCTTCTATCTCTCACCAATGTTCATACTCTTAGGAGGTGGACCATGGGCGACTGGTACACTTGTTTTCGCTGCCATTAGCGACAGTGTCAAGCCAGAACAAAG AACAACAGCGTTCTCGATCATGGAGGCGATATCAGGAATCGCGGACCTCCTCGGGCCAATTATTGGCACAATGACGATGACCATTCACCTCGGGATTCCATTCGCTCTCGCACTCGTGGTTTTCTCTTTGATGTTCATTCCAGCGAGCCATCTTCGCGAGAACACAGTGAGCGACATGGAGGGTGTTCGGTCATCACTAGCTGAGACCGAGTCACTTATCAGTGTCGACAGCACTTCGGATCCTGAGGAGACTGACTTAGAACACACCGCCAGGGACCTGCTCCCTCCAAGAGCCGTCATATTCAGCATATGCTTTAtctgcttctttttcttccaGGTAGCAAGGGACTCCACGAACTATTTGATACCTTGGGTGTCTTTACGCTTTGGAGAGACCATGGCCCGG GCCGGACTCCTATTCTCTCTACGAGCAATCATGTCATCTCTTCTATACTTTGTTATCTTGCCGCTTGCCACTTCTTGGATAGACCAGACTTGGCAAAGTGCAAACAGAGATCTTGCACTTTCTGCATCAGGTGCTTTTTGTTGTACATTGGGCACTCTCATTGTCGCAGCCGCACCAAACCTTGCGACGGTTGCTTTTGGATTTGCACTATCGGTTCTGGGATCAAGCATGACCGTTACGTTACGATCTTTCCTTGCTTCAAACGTGCAAAATGCTTTTTCGGGGCGTTTATTCGCGGGTATCTCTATGACAGGGACTATTGGTAGCCTCGTTGGCATGCCCATCATGGGAGCTGCCTATTCTTTGGGCATCAACTACAATATTGGGCTTCCTTTCTTGGTCTCGGCA CTATCG